Genomic segment of Prinia subflava isolate CZ2003 ecotype Zambia chromosome 4, Cam_Psub_1.2, whole genome shotgun sequence:
gaaaaataaagctttagATCATGGTGCAGGAAGATGCATTTTACCTGTTTTACCAGCAACATTTCTGGTGCCAAGAGGCTGCAAGCTGCGTGCTTGCTAGGACTAGGCTTGCTTGGATGAGACTTGCAAATCCAAAGCGGAATGTAAGATTTGACAGTGGAAGGGAAAATTATCTCACAGCCAGTTTCAGACCTACAGTTTTATTCTACATGATTATTCACAGACCCACAGTGGGCAGGAGGTGGCTCATAAATACATTAAGAGCCCATTAACAGTGCAGGCCCCAGCACTATGTCAGAAAAAGCCACGTTCTGCTCCAAATGCATTCAGTACCTCCACAACATAACCACCAGTTCCCCACAGGAGCACAAGCTTCAGTTCCCAAAGAAATATGAGTATATTTAGCATGGGATTTCACCACAATTTCATCAGGTGTGATACCTACCCTTGAGGGCTAAAGGCCATGAGCAAAGCCCAATGGCACTGAGCACCTGACAGATCATCTATAGAGCATGTGGTTTGTGGGCCCAGCTCTTTAATCGGCCCACCCAGCACACCACGTATACTTTAAGAGAAGACACTCTGGCCTTTGTGATGAAGACATTAGTCACACAAGACAGAGTGAAAGGCCAGCTGCTGGAGAACTTAAAATTTCAATAAAGTGAACTTGATGGAATTTAGTAGAGGAGTATGCTCTTGAATTTTGAGAGCACAGCATTTTATTGTGTTTGAGCACAGAAGAAAGCCTCATTCATTGAGAACCTTGACCAAGATCCACCCCTGGAGTACTCTCTTGCCCTGCCCCAGGAATGTGTCCCAGAGAAGTGCTCTGCAATCCTTACAATCCTTATCCCAAGAAAAATCTGATGAGGTGCAGTCACTgaccaaaagcagagatttttgCACCAGAGCTGTGCATCAGAGCAAAAGGCAAAAACAGCCCTCACAGAACAGACAATACTCAAAGCACAGGTTCCAGCACTTTATCAGGAAAAcctattttaaaagatttctcTGGTTAGCCTTTCCTTCAGTATTATGCTACAGAAAATTCTTTTGATGTTTCTTACCTGTTTCCAGCACTGCACTATTCTTGCTTGCCCAGTTGGGAATTGTGAGGCCAGCAAATAGAGAAAATCCAAAGATAAAGATGTTTCTTGAGGAGTTCATATTTGTATACTGCACAGAGAAATTTCATACATTACATGCATAAAACTGTGGATTACTGTTGTGTTCATGAGACACGGTGGGCTGCAAGCACTGGAATCAGGAATGggcccagccctggtgctccTGGGGCATTTGTGAtcctgcagccccagtgccagccagccctgcccttaCCAGGGAGCCCTCTGTGATTCAGCCCCTTATCTTTACCTGAGGAATTGCCAATATAAATGTTCACATTTGCTGCAGTGTGGTTATAGCTGACACAGTCTGGTAAGAAGCTGATTTGAATCTGGGggtcctgtgtgcagttttgggcaccacaacATAAGATATAAAGCTACTACGAAGTCTCCaaaggagggccacaaagatggtgaagggtctggaggggaaaccatatgaggagcagctgaggtcacttggcttgttcagcctgggggAGACTGAGGGGGgacctcactgcagtctgcagcttcctcgtgagcagaaaagcagaggcagGTTCTGATCTCTTTTAACTCTCATGACCTGTGACAGCAAGTGGCATGAAGCTGAGTCCAGGGGAGGTTTCGGCTGGGTATCAGGACAAAGCTTTTCACCcagaaggtggctgtgctccggaacaggctccccagggaagtggtcacagcaccagcctgatATAGCTCAGGAAGTGTTTgaacaatgctctcaggcagatggtgtgactcttggggtgtcctgtgcagggccgCCGTTGGACTTGACAGTCCTgatgggtctcttccaactcagcttgTTCTGTGACTCTCTGTTTCAGTTAAATTAAGTCCCCTTCACCAGGGATGAAACAGTGCTCACACAGCTGTTACCTGTAAATTGGAAATCCCCACTGCCGTGATAACTCCGAACATCACAAGGAACATGCCTCCAATCACAGGGATGGGAATGCTGGCAAGCACTGCCCCAGCTTTCCCGAAGATGCCACTCAGGAGCATGGCACAGGCACCAGCAAGGATCACCATTCGACTCCCTACCTGGGGCAAGAGGGAGAGCAGGCAGTCACACACTGACCAGCAGAGAAAGGCAGGGGTGGCAGGCTCCAGTGCCAGCCTGTCAGGTAGGTGTTGCAGCTCTGGCCCTAGCACTCCATGGGATGTTCAGGAACAGGTTTGGATACAGCTGCTGGTGAGCTGGGATGCTGACACTGAAAGGGAAGCATCAGTATTCGTGCaccataaatatttattatgaaAGGCACTCTGAGAGCACCACACCTATTTACTCGGTGTTATCCTCTCTCCTACTATTGACAGAACTTCAACAGTTTGTgattaaactgaaattaaaaaaaataaattaaaagcacaGTAATCTTCACTTGTTCTTGCTTGTTTTTGCTATAGCCTAGAAATATCTTGGCATACATACAAGCCTAGCATTGCAACCCCCCAGTCAATTCACTGGACAATCCTTCCACCAGGGTTTGGATTGTTATCCAGAAGTGGCTTTGAGGAGTCTCACACTGATCCCTCCATTCCCTGGAGACCAAGATTTCAGAGACCAGAACTGGCTGGCTGCTCCATCCTGAGCTCTGGGATCTGATATATCCTTTCTATGGTCAAGAAACAAGAAGTGAGGAAGTCTCTTGGTCTGTCTCTATCTCTCATCGCCCATCTTCAGTAAAAccattatttctctttttttcccctaggaaGACTCAGGGTGGCCTTTTCTTGGTTGAGCACTACAACAAAGATGGGATTAAGCACCAAGCTATGCCCTTCATTCAGATCTGCTAGAGCATATgaataggaaggaaaaagagtATCTGCCAAACAAAGGGTTGAAATAGACGTTTATATGGaaagtgaaaaggaaagcagcagtaTTTGTTAAACTTCCAAGTCAAGATATGCCTTGCCCGCACCAAAACTTGGACTGCCTAAAAGAACCATGATAAACTTACAATATTTGTGTCAGGGAAACTCTGTAATCCTCTGCAAACATTTTATAattcaattaaatattttaatcccTCCCTTTAAATATCTGAAGAATGTCTAATTACAGGACAGGGGTTTTTTGTGAATGCTTTCAACAAAAACACTCTCAGTAACTAATAGTGTctcttttaaagtatttcttaaacatgtacttttaaaatattttaagtcttTCTTGATTGtaaaagataaattaaaaagaCTTGTTGTGgagtttcaaaataaaaccatgtATGGCCTTCAGGTGCTTCATTGCCTTTTATACTCTTTGGCTTAAAACCCTGGGACACTATTACCATCTAAATGTTAATTAATAAAAACCAACAGATCTATTTGTTCCAGGATTAAAACAAAGATTCAGAGTCTCAATTTGCTGAAATGTTGAATTATCATGTATACGGAGTTGGCCTTAAAGGCAAAAGACCTAATACAGTGATAGTCCTGACCATATTCTGCTAAAGCCACTAGTTTAGAGTTTGTTTCAATTATGtcaggaaaacaataaaatcagttCTCTTTCTTAAGGCTGAAGAAACTGCAGGGTTCCCCACAATGTGTGGCGACTCTGAGGCCTTCACCTCTCTTTAAAATCCTCCTTTTCTTGGATACGAGTACTCAGTACTGGCATACTGGGCCTGATCAAGCAGTTTAAATACTGGTGCCTGGTGCCATGTAAGATGTTGCATCCTGGCAGCTTCTAACAGCTTGTCCTTGGCTTGTCTGTCAGCCCCTGTATGTATCTGAGATCGCCAAAGACTTCTCAGGTGGTGCTGGACATCTCTGTTTAAGTAGAGGAAACAAGTCCTTTGTGTTTCCATTTGTTatggaaaaatgtgtttgccatgtaaataaagaaatttaatCTGCCTGGTGCTCTCACCATCCCCATCTGCCCCAGCCAGAGTGTTTACACTGATTTAAATTGACTGAGATGACACACTATTTTCAGCTCTTTCAAGAGTGAAGGGAGTGAGCAGAGGTGAGATCCAAGGGAAATATCTCTCCTGAATCAGCAAAGAATGGCATGTCCTCCTGGAGGACTTAGCATACATTGTGAGAATATGTGTCCTATAATCTGGTAATTATGAATTTGGGCAGCATCCCATATATACAATGCATGCAGCAAACTACATATCTGGAAAGAATTGGCTCAGGTAGATGGTTAATGTGCACAGACTTTCTAGTGACAATGCACACGTGGCGATTATGCTAAACTGGACTCCATGCAGACATCCAGACAGCCCTTGGTGCTCAAGGCAGCCACCTCAGTCAAGCACTAACACTGCAATGTGTGAAAAATGGTTACTGTGAATGAGGTTTATAAAATCCAGCGAAATAAGCAATATTATAGTGCGGAAGCTGTAAGGAAGCTGCACCTTATTTAGTGACTCACAGCTCTTCTGTCATGGCATTGCTTATTTGGcaataatttgaaaatgttgTCCAGTCAGCAGCTACAAGTCTGTCAGCCTATCCTCTGGCTGCAAAGATTAGTGAAAATCTTTAATCTGATTGTCAAGTTTATCTCTGGAAATTTCTTTCCCTGATAAGTGCCATTGATATACTCAAGAGACTCACAAAACTTGATAGAGACATAAAAACACAAACTTTTGCTATCACATTTTATAACCCTGAAGAAATAGTCTACCTTTCACATGACTTGCATCCTTGGGTAATAGAAGTTGTTCCGTTTGAAGCCCTATTAAATATTcgccctttccctttctctcctttcctccccctctctctctcccctcctgtACAGCTTAGCTCAAGATGTAGCATTGTTTCTTCAGCCTCACCGAGGCCAGGTGCCACGAGTGAGTGCACCAATTCCCTACGCAGACCAGAAGCAGAGAAAGGGAAGCCCTGCCCACCTCTGTTAAGTCATTTGTagtgctgctgagctggtcACCAGTGCTCCACGGCACAATTTTGCAGCGTGCCTCTCGGGCGGTGGGCTGCGATCACTCCCGAGGTCCGCACACAGCCATGTGCACCGCTCTCCCGCGGGAACACCTCCGGGACGCCCCAGAGCCACCCCGCGGCAGCCAGGCTCACCTTGGTGATGCCCAGAGCCCCCACGTTCTCGCTGTAGGACGTGGTGCCGCTGCCCGTGCCCCAGGCCCCAGCCAGGAGGCAGCCGACGCCCTCCACGCCGATGCCGCGGCTGATGGCGTgctccggcggcggcggggccccgcACAGGCGGGCACACGCGTAGTAATCTCCCACGGACTCCAGCATGGAGGAGATCACCCCGGCCAGCATGCCAAAGATCCCGGCCAGGCTCACCGTTGGCGTTCCCCACTGGCCTGCGAGGAAAGAGCTCGGTTTAGGTGGGTGGGACACGTTTGCCCTGAAGTCCGCCCcgggggaggaagaggagcaggaatgcCTGCGGGTGTTCGCCTGATTTTTGACATTTCATCTCCTCCTGGCAGTCCAAGCGGAGGTGcgagcaggagcaggcaggatggggaaggggaggcGGCGGTACCTGGGTAGGGCAGCCGGAACCAGGGCGCCCGTGACAGAACGTCCCCGCGGGTGTCCGTCCGGGCCAGGTGGCCGTAGGCGGTGGGGGCCGCAGGCAGGACGCTGGTCACTGTCAGCACGTGGCACAGCAGccagctcagggacagccccagcagcacctgcccgTCACAAGGGGTCTGCTCAGGGGACGGCCGCGTCCCCAGCACGGGCGGGGTGGGCGAGGTGTCCCCGCCTGACCCTTTTCCCTGCACACGGAATGGAGGcaaagaggcagcaggagctctcgATGGccctcctttcttctctccctgcctccctcccaaTGATCAGGGCCATAGGGagcttttccccctctgccccTTGCCGCACAGGCTCAGCTGGGAAGCACTAACTCATATCGAAAGAGCCCAGGCCGCCCGGGCCGGTGAGGCCAGTGTCTGTGTCACAATTCCCTGGTATCCAGGAACCCCAACGTACCGGGAAGATCTGGAAGAGGTAGATTGGAGAGAGGTGGCACTTCTTGCCTCTCTGGTAAGATGGCAGCGGCACAGCAACATCTTTCAAGTACTGAGAGAACAAGACTATGAAAAAAATAGTCCTAGAAGGAGGGAAAATGAGACCGTAAGCAAAGTGGGTGCCCAGCTGCCCAGCACTCCTCACATTAAGTGAAGACCTGCTACCCAACAAGCCAGGACTCCAGAGGACCCATAAAAACAGGCTCTCAGCAGCAGAGGGTGGCTCCCCACTCCACCAAGCCAGAGGTGGAACAAGCTTTCCATCATAATCTACTGATAGCTCCGCATATTTGCAAATAACTCTTTCATCCTTATGTTTCAAAACTGACACCCCAGGTAGTGCATCTGTGAGTATGGCACAGTTGcagaaagtttaaaaatgcCTCCTAAGTAAAAGAAAGACCTGACAGATATGCAAGGTTCAGGTTCTGCCTGTGTAATTCAAATATACTAGAAATACAGTATTGTTTCCTGATTTCAAGTTTACCTATGCTGCTCTTCAAGGAGCAAAAAGCTCCTGTAACACAGAGTAAAAGAAGAGGATTTGGTTTGGCTGTGCAAATCcctgttttgaaagaaaaaccatGATGGGACTGTGGGGATGGTGCCCACAGAGCCctccagccagccaagaagGGGAGAGAATGGCTCTCTGtctgtgagggctgtgctgtgcaggggcCCTCCATGGCAGAATGGGttcctgtgtgtccctggcagcacctggggctgctgctggtggaagTAACTTTGGGTTCAGCTCCTCTCCCATCCCTTGTGTGGGACACATCTGTGAACAGCAGCACATCTGGGTGCACTCACAGCCTGCCCTCCATGTGCCTTTTGCCCAAAAAGGCCAACCAGATGAATCTGGAGGCTACCACATATGAAGAGAGGGCAGGGACTGGGCATCCCACTTCAGTTGCTGAGCTGGTAGAAGACCATGGACATTTCCTGTGTTAGCCAGGCCCCTGAAGGGCACCTCATTCTTTTATAACAAATCTAAATTTTATACATTGAGTGAATTAATCTGGATTTGGTGAGAAATCAATTGCACCAGCTGAAGTGCACTGAATTCACTGGAAAAGTAGTAGTTTTCCCCATGTGAAAAGGTAATGAGCTGTAGGTGCAATAGTCAAGGACAGGCCAAATTCcaacagtgaaataaaaccCCTCTATCCTCATTTCTCTGCAAAGACACTCCATGACATACACAATTCAAAGCATGGATGACCGGAGGGAGGAAGTCTGAGGAGGAACTGGTTTCATGGTTTCTAACACTACAGAGTCCAGACAGACCATGTGACTGCACATTTTGTGCATTTGCATGAACAATGGTGCTCAGCAACCTTATGACTCACCACAGAACCCTCATCTGTCTCAGGGAGGAGTCACTGCTTATTATTCAGGCTGCCTGACACATTCCACTAACAAACTCTATTTTCAGTTGCTTATAGTTCTACATAACTTTACTCATTCAGGATGaaaatttccatggaaaatgccTGCCTCAGggcaaatattttttgaatAATATATATCAAACCTATTTCAAAGAGTGATGTTTAGGAAATAGCATATAGCCTGCATTGAAAAGGTCATTTTGCCTTAAGCAGTAACAAGATCTCCTTATGACCTGGAGCAGAAACTTGAGATTTAGTAGAACTTGGTCTTTGGGGCAAAGGATGTTGTTATTTCTCACAAAAATCTGCTCAGGTCAGTCTGCAATGACTCCAGGTTCCAAGTCAGCAGAAACATCTCAGGATTTTGCATTTGCAGACCATAAAGATTCTGAGCATTCTGAGTGTCCAGGCCTTGCCCAGAGATTAACTGTATGTGTATCATCATCAGAGAGTAAATCACCACACACTAGAGAAGTTTCTTGAGGCAACAGTGTGGATCTTCCATCACAATGGCTGCAGGATGTGGTGGGGCtgaacagcagccctgagacGACATGGCTCCTGTCTTCCTCTTTCTCCATCCCTGCTTTCCCTCTTTCACTAACAATGCCCATGGAGT
This window contains:
- the LOC134550015 gene encoding solute carrier family 23 member 1-like isoform X4; translated protein: MGALATVRPSLATLSQMCLPGICVSCWAFRLPIIQGGTFTFLTPTLAMLSLSSWKCPAWTQNATLVNASSPEFIQVWQTRMREVQGTIIVASCFQIFVGFSGLIGFLMRFIGPLTIAPTITLVALPLFESAGDMAGQHWGIAFMTIFFIVLFSQYLKDVAVPLPSYQRGKKCHLSPIYLFQIFPGKGSGGDTSPTPPVLGTRPSPEQTPCDGQVLLGLSLSWLLCHVLTVTSVLPAAPTAYGHLARTDTRGDVLSRAPWFRLPYPGQWGTPTVSLAGIFGMLAGVISSMLESVGDYYACARLCGAPPPPEHAISRGIGVEGVGCLLAGAWGTGSGTTSYSENVGALGITKVGSRMVILAGACAMLLSGIFGKAGAVLASIPIPVIGGMFLVMFGVITAVGISNLQYTNMNSSRNIFIFGFSLFAGLTIPNWASKNSAVLETGIIQLDQVILVLLTTGMFVGGLLGFILDNTIPGTQEERGLLAWKQSHEGGMESSQLVSKVYDLPFSIGTKYCYVSWFRYLPACPKRLSCDQRMDELKAAGQKKSVKASLERNSEISADTRI